The proteins below come from a single Chondrinema litorale genomic window:
- a CDS encoding efflux transporter outer membrane subunit, whose product MKYTGNIFIIILLTLVGCKIHEPYNRPSFKEPANFYGSKNNSGEDSISLAETNWKDFFSDSILISLIDTALKNNIDLQIADEYIEIGVSRLKQSKANYLPSVTAAPFKYRRDLYSENYNNYGSNRSRTFYDGETAPTSLYTERMEYESSIDLSWEIDIWGKLKSLKKASLSSYLKSIEFQKAVRTSLIAEIATTYSNLILLESQIEVFKGNLSLSDSTLRMVELQYDAGEVTSLAVKQTQSQKLRAQTLIPQLEREYFKQENRLNRLIGRYPESIATEELDWDMHEGDYVAGMPLELIRNRPDVAAAEFSLQESYARVGIANAMRYPSISLGASVGLNSFELEKLLNPAGSGFLLLNGMVFQPIFQKRKLRTNYEIALSDKKIAELEFKDKFLQAINEVSDALVAIEKLEEEYELAQERVTAARNSVKDASLLFRSGLANYLEVLTAQSEALDSELNLEDVKMQIFAANVELYRSLGGGWR is encoded by the coding sequence ATGAAATATACTGGAAATATATTTATAATAATACTTCTGACACTTGTTGGATGTAAAATACATGAACCCTATAATCGACCGAGTTTCAAAGAACCTGCTAATTTTTATGGTTCAAAAAATAACTCTGGAGAAGATTCTATTAGCTTAGCTGAAACCAATTGGAAAGATTTTTTTAGTGATTCAATTTTGATTTCACTAATCGATACAGCATTAAAGAATAACATCGATCTTCAAATAGCAGATGAATATATAGAAATAGGTGTATCGCGACTGAAACAGTCTAAAGCCAATTATTTGCCTTCTGTAACAGCGGCACCATTTAAATATAGAAGAGATCTCTATTCAGAGAATTATAACAACTATGGTTCTAATCGTTCAAGAACCTTTTATGATGGAGAAACAGCACCAACTTCTTTATATACAGAAAGGATGGAGTATGAATCATCAATCGATCTTAGTTGGGAAATAGACATTTGGGGTAAGTTAAAATCTTTAAAGAAAGCTAGCTTAAGCTCATATTTAAAATCAATTGAGTTTCAGAAAGCAGTGCGTACATCATTGATCGCTGAAATAGCTACTACTTACTCAAATTTGATATTACTCGAATCGCAAATAGAAGTTTTTAAAGGAAACTTATCTCTGAGTGATAGTACACTTCGTATGGTTGAGTTACAGTACGATGCTGGTGAGGTAACATCTCTAGCGGTAAAACAAACTCAGTCTCAAAAGTTAAGAGCACAAACCTTAATTCCTCAATTAGAGAGAGAGTATTTCAAACAAGAAAATAGGCTGAATCGCTTAATAGGCCGTTACCCAGAAAGCATAGCTACAGAAGAGTTAGATTGGGATATGCACGAAGGTGATTATGTGGCGGGTATGCCATTAGAGCTTATCAGAAATAGACCAGATGTGGCAGCGGCTGAGTTTTCTTTGCAGGAAAGTTATGCTAGAGTAGGTATAGCTAATGCAATGCGATATCCTTCAATCAGTTTGGGTGCAAGTGTCGGTTTAAATTCTTTTGAATTAGAAAAATTGTTAAATCCGGCAGGTTCAGGTTTTCTCTTACTTAACGGAATGGTTTTTCAACCGATTTTCCAAAAGAGAAAGCTAAGAACAAACTACGAGATAGCTCTTTCTGATAAAAAAATTGCAGAACTAGAATTTAAGGATAAATTCCTCCAAGCAATTAATGAGGTTTCTGATGCTTTAGTAGCTATTGAGAAATTGGAAGAAGAGTATGAATTAGCACAAGAAAGGGTAACAGCTGCGCGTAATTCAGTTAAAGATGCTTCACTATTATTCCGAAGTGGTTTGGCAAATTACCTTGAGGTTCTTACCGCTCAAAGTGAGGCACTAGATAGTGAACTAAACTTAGAAGATGTAAAAATGCAGATTTTTGCTGCCAATGTAGAACTTTACAGAAGTCTTGGTGGTGGTTGGAGATAA
- a CDS encoding efflux RND transporter permease subunit codes for MLEKIISRPVLTLVISILLVLAGAVSMTTLPVERFPEIAPPSVSVQVYYPGGNAETVAKSVLLPIEEAINGTENMTYANSTATNSGRGRVTVYFKPGTDPNTAAVEIQNRISSVTQQIPPEVTASGIQVMKRMKGSIMTINIFSENGVYDETFLNAYTRINVRRELKRVEGLAEASILRSRDYAMRIWLDPNKLALYELTPKDVYNQILDQNFEAAPGKFGENSDELFEIVLKHEGRFDEDEEYGNLVVKADKTGSLLHLRDVARIEFGADNYTSENRLDGKPAVTIDIVQLSGANAVEIDKRVREILEEQAKVFPDGMDYEISYSVRDQIDQSMHQVVQTLFEAFFLVFLVVFIFLQSFRITFITAVSIPISLVGTFFFLSLVGVSMNVLSMFSLVLSIGIVVDNAIVVMEAIHEKMTHHKMPAKEAVKAAMSEITGAIISITIVIAAVFLPIGFMEGPVGIFYKEFAYTIIFAVLISAVNALTLGPVLTRLFFKDRGDKVRKTPGFVGKITENSVVQKVKRSRERGLEKFDDLFERTTKKYISMVKWSIHNKWLSLLGLVLVFVATGYLMSSTPSGFIPTEDDNFLIMSLRMPEGSSLHRTNEALRKADSILQVEAPVAAVNTVSGFNVVDNANSPSSGMAYIKLKDGPERGDVQKIDEVVKMLTERLLQIDGASINVYPRPTVQGFGDFDGVQVMLQDRTGGDLGEFGQMVNEFIAQVSQQTEVENAFTSFNPNYPQSKLVIDYEKAKSLGVSIKDMMFTIKSYFGRTQSGDFNRFSRQYGVFMQADIQFREQPKEFNNIFVKNDEGKMVPINTIVKLEQAFGPETLNRYNLYNAAKINVTPAKGYSTGDVINLIEELADSRLPASLSYEWTSMSLEEKNSGGESTIIFIMSIILVYFILAAQYESFWLPLAVILSIPTGIVGVFLAIKIAGIENNTYVQVGIIMLIGLLAKNAILIVEFAAQKRRAGMPVLEAVTEASALRLRSIVMTSLAFTVGLIPLMFAHGASAQGNKSVSIGTAGGMLSGIILGVLIIPVLAYIFQSLQDKFSMEFND; via the coding sequence ATGTTAGAAAAAATTATCTCAAGACCAGTCTTGACACTGGTTATCTCTATACTATTGGTTCTAGCGGGAGCTGTTAGTATGACTACGCTACCTGTAGAACGTTTTCCTGAAATCGCCCCTCCAAGTGTTAGTGTGCAGGTATACTATCCTGGAGGTAACGCTGAAACTGTCGCAAAATCTGTTTTATTGCCTATAGAAGAAGCAATAAACGGTACTGAGAACATGACTTACGCTAACTCTACGGCTACTAACTCTGGTCGTGGTAGAGTAACTGTATATTTTAAGCCGGGTACAGACCCCAACACTGCAGCGGTAGAAATTCAAAACCGTATTTCCAGTGTAACCCAGCAAATTCCACCAGAAGTAACTGCTTCAGGTATCCAAGTAATGAAAAGGATGAAAGGTAGTATCATGACCATCAACATCTTTAGTGAAAACGGGGTGTATGATGAAACCTTTCTAAATGCTTATACACGTATTAATGTTAGAAGAGAGCTAAAAAGGGTAGAAGGTCTGGCAGAAGCAAGTATTCTTCGATCTAGAGACTACGCCATGAGAATCTGGCTAGATCCAAACAAGCTAGCATTGTATGAGCTCACACCAAAAGATGTTTACAATCAGATATTAGATCAAAACTTTGAAGCTGCACCGGGTAAGTTTGGTGAAAACTCCGATGAGCTTTTCGAAATTGTTTTGAAACACGAAGGTCGTTTTGATGAGGACGAAGAATACGGAAATTTAGTAGTTAAGGCAGATAAAACGGGTTCTTTACTTCACTTAAGAGATGTAGCAAGAATCGAATTTGGTGCAGATAACTATACCAGTGAAAATAGACTAGATGGCAAGCCAGCGGTAACCATAGATATTGTGCAGTTGAGTGGTGCAAATGCCGTAGAAATTGACAAGAGAGTTCGTGAAATTCTCGAAGAGCAAGCTAAGGTTTTTCCCGATGGCATGGATTACGAAATCTCATACAGTGTAAGAGATCAGATTGACCAGTCTATGCACCAAGTGGTTCAAACACTTTTTGAAGCATTTTTTCTTGTGTTCTTGGTTGTGTTTATTTTCTTGCAGAGTTTCAGAATTACATTTATTACAGCTGTTAGTATCCCGATTTCATTGGTAGGTACCTTCTTCTTTTTAAGTTTGGTTGGTGTCTCAATGAACGTACTTAGTATGTTCTCGCTGGTACTTTCGATAGGTATTGTGGTGGATAACGCTATTGTGGTTATGGAAGCCATCCACGAAAAGATGACGCACCATAAAATGCCTGCTAAAGAAGCTGTAAAAGCAGCTATGAGTGAGATTACCGGTGCAATTATTTCAATTACCATTGTAATTGCAGCTGTGTTCCTTCCGATTGGTTTTATGGAAGGTCCGGTAGGTATTTTCTACAAAGAGTTTGCTTATACCATTATTTTTGCGGTTCTTATCTCAGCGGTAAACGCACTTACATTAGGCCCTGTACTTACAAGATTGTTCTTTAAAGATAGAGGTGATAAAGTTCGTAAAACGCCAGGTTTTGTAGGTAAAATTACAGAAAACAGCGTAGTGCAAAAAGTAAAGAGATCAAGAGAAAGAGGATTAGAAAAATTCGACGATCTTTTCGAAAGAACTACTAAGAAATACATTTCAATGGTGAAATGGAGTATTCATAATAAGTGGTTATCACTTTTAGGTCTTGTATTAGTATTTGTTGCTACAGGCTACCTTATGAGCTCCACACCAAGTGGATTTATCCCTACGGAAGATGATAACTTCTTGATTATGTCATTAAGAATGCCGGAAGGTTCATCATTACACAGAACCAATGAAGCATTAAGAAAAGCAGATTCTATCCTTCAAGTAGAAGCACCAGTTGCAGCAGTAAACACAGTATCTGGTTTTAATGTGGTAGATAATGCAAACAGTCCTTCTTCTGGTATGGCATACATCAAGTTGAAAGATGGGCCTGAAAGGGGAGATGTTCAAAAGATTGACGAAGTTGTGAAGATGCTAACCGAACGTCTTTTACAGATTGATGGAGCAAGTATCAACGTATATCCGAGACCAACAGTACAAGGTTTTGGTGACTTTGATGGTGTGCAGGTAATGTTGCAAGATAGAACTGGTGGTGATCTTGGAGAGTTTGGTCAGATGGTGAACGAGTTTATTGCTCAAGTATCTCAGCAGACCGAAGTCGAAAATGCATTTACATCATTTAACCCTAATTACCCACAATCTAAATTGGTAATCGATTATGAGAAAGCAAAAAGTTTAGGTGTGAGTATTAAAGATATGATGTTTACCATCAAATCATATTTCGGACGTACACAATCTGGAGATTTTAACAGATTTAGCCGTCAGTATGGTGTGTTTATGCAGGCTGATATTCAGTTTAGAGAGCAGCCAAAAGAGTTTAATAACATCTTCGTGAAAAATGATGAAGGTAAAATGGTTCCGATTAATACCATTGTAAAGTTGGAACAAGCATTTGGACCTGAAACATTAAACAGATACAACCTGTACAATGCAGCAAAAATCAACGTAACCCCAGCAAAAGGTTATAGTACTGGTGATGTAATAAATTTAATAGAAGAGTTAGCAGATAGCAGACTACCAGCAAGTTTAAGCTACGAGTGGACAAGTATGAGTTTGGAAGAAAAGAACTCTGGTGGTGAATCTACTATTATTTTCATTATGAGTATTATTTTGGTGTACTTTATTCTTGCCGCACAGTATGAGAGTTTTTGGTTACCATTAGCCGTAATACTTTCTATACCAACGGGTATTGTTGGAGTATTCTTAGCCATCAAAATAGCGGGAATCGAAAACAACACTTATGTGCAGGTAGGTATCATCATGTTAATTGGATTATTGGCAAAGAATGCAATTCTAATTGTAGAATTTGCCGCACAAAAGAGAAGGGCAGGAATGCCGGTACTAGAAGCTGTAACAGAAGCTAGTGCGCTTCGTCTAAGGTCAATTGTTATGACCTCATTGGCCTTTACTGTGGGATTAATTCCACTGATGTTTGCGCATGGCGCTTCAGCACAGGGTAATAAATCTGTAAGTATTGGTACAGCAGGGGGGATGCTTTCTGGAATTATATTGGGTGTTTTAATTATCCCGGTATTGGCATACATATTCCAGAGTTTGCAAGATAAATTTAGTATGGAATTTAACGATTGA
- a CDS encoding efflux RND transporter periplasmic adaptor subunit: MKHYQLKELMYKLPFFIKSPFLVLGLFLFIVIGCKEKEEVDTGLALPVKKLAGQSAANTFQYLGSVEGIEDVEIRPQVDGILEEIYVDEGDFVEKGQPLFKINSQPYIEDLKNARANVALESARLKKSKTELDRLQPLIDNEVISDVKKKTAEADYEIAEASLAKAQAIEANMQIKLGFTTIKAPVSGFIGRIPKSVGNVIKNTNSEPLTILSNVSKVYVYFSMSESDYLYYERLKNDSTSKKFSSDVKLILADGYVYDHPGRIDANSGQLNRNTGSITLRAVFNNPDTLLRSGNTGKILMEQIYPNAILIPQSAAISIQDKKFVFILDENDMTVRKEIGIEGRSGKDYIISNKSLSENDRIVVSGLNKLTDGVKINPIQSGRLLTGN, encoded by the coding sequence ATGAAACACTACCAATTAAAAGAGCTTATGTACAAGTTACCATTTTTTATCAAGTCACCATTTTTAGTATTAGGCCTATTTTTATTTATAGTTATAGGTTGTAAAGAAAAAGAAGAAGTTGACACTGGACTGGCATTACCTGTCAAGAAATTAGCAGGACAATCAGCAGCAAACACTTTCCAATATTTAGGATCAGTTGAAGGAATCGAAGATGTTGAAATTCGTCCTCAGGTAGATGGAATCTTAGAAGAAATTTATGTGGATGAAGGAGACTTTGTTGAGAAAGGACAACCTTTATTCAAAATTAATTCACAACCTTATATCGAAGATTTAAAAAATGCACGTGCCAACGTAGCATTAGAGAGCGCAAGGCTTAAAAAGAGTAAAACAGAGCTAGATCGTTTACAACCACTTATAGATAATGAAGTAATCTCTGATGTTAAGAAGAAAACAGCAGAAGCAGATTACGAAATTGCTGAAGCATCTTTAGCAAAAGCGCAAGCAATCGAAGCTAACATGCAAATTAAATTGGGCTTTACTACTATTAAAGCGCCAGTAAGTGGATTTATCGGTCGTATCCCAAAATCTGTTGGTAACGTAATTAAAAATACTAATTCTGAACCGCTAACAATTCTGTCTAATGTAAGCAAAGTATATGTATACTTCTCAATGAGTGAGTCTGACTATCTTTACTATGAGAGACTGAAAAATGATTCTACATCAAAGAAATTCAGCTCAGATGTAAAGCTCATTCTGGCAGATGGATACGTGTATGACCACCCAGGTAGAATTGATGCTAACTCTGGTCAACTTAACAGAAACACAGGTTCAATTACACTTCGTGCAGTATTTAACAACCCTGATACATTACTAAGATCTGGTAATACAGGTAAAATACTTATGGAGCAAATCTATCCAAATGCTATCCTTATACCTCAGAGTGCCGCAATTTCAATTCAGGACAAAAAGTTTGTTTTTATTTTAGATGAAAACGATATGACAGTTCGTAAGGAAATTGGAATTGAAGGAAGATCTGGAAAAGATTACATAATCAGCAATAAGAGTTTGTCTGAAAATGACAGAATCGTTGTATCCGGATTGAATAAACTTACTGATGGTGTAAAAATCAATCCTATCCAGAGCGGAAGGCTATTAACAGGAAATTAA
- a CDS encoding sodium:solute symporter family protein, whose translation MLGLSIADVIVLVLYFGVIVYIGIRASLKIKDKEDYFLGGRKFGKLTSTFASFGQATSADGPTGVATTTFNNGASGIWSSLLMLFATPVFWITSPWLRRLRILTMGDFYTERYGSKKMAATYALVATIGMMGLLSVGYIAVTKTTMAITAKADNELTVTEREEKQLAKELFTLESRDFASLSTGDKERLSELRTLNPNSLFSHVNENVIIWSICLIVLVYTALGGLEAAFYTDMLQGIFIIILSFIMIPFAWASINNVFGGSGALQALNHLHNQLPENFFEVFGSPVTIDFTWYYIIAAAVVSSVTVVTQPNQLVTAGAAKDEISARVGFVTGTFMKRVVTIMWGVLGLSAILLYKDTITDSDLVWGFATKELLGSMGIGLVGLMLASMMAALMSTADCLMITVSGLIVNNLYRPLANIDSERHYIWVGRIAGGVYLVGAALITTQFDGILQVLKFIWEFFVIFAAAFWLGLKWRRANVYGAWASIVGTFSIFYLIPLLLPILFTQLRTNDYLLKQTNIPPIERVYTAKVMDVEQRANQIIEWENASEIAKQSMTKPAAIAVGEKITKQFAVPQRSIFWSKGIKKDDSGNAFGSGYLYLEMIVLDKLGFNLASNPYALNETVRLLIRLSFPFSILMLISLLTQRDDAKLLNRFYRKMRTRVGINGAKEEAKSIGLETADDKAGENTLIFKDSDWEFYKWNKEDSLGFAVSWLVVLFILGLLYLVVSVGS comes from the coding sequence ATGTTAGGACTTTCTATAGCAGATGTTATTGTATTAGTCCTTTATTTTGGTGTAATCGTATATATTGGTATTAGAGCCAGTCTAAAAATAAAGGATAAAGAAGATTATTTTTTAGGAGGAAGAAAATTTGGTAAGCTAACTTCAACTTTTGCCAGTTTTGGGCAAGCCACTTCGGCAGATGGCCCAACAGGAGTAGCCACTACCACTTTTAATAATGGTGCAAGTGGTATTTGGAGTTCTTTACTCATGCTATTTGCAACACCAGTTTTCTGGATAACCTCTCCTTGGTTACGGCGGTTGAGAATCTTAACCATGGGAGATTTTTATACTGAAAGATATGGCTCTAAAAAAATGGCAGCAACTTACGCATTGGTTGCTACTATTGGTATGATGGGTTTACTTTCTGTGGGTTATATAGCAGTTACTAAAACCACCATGGCCATTACTGCCAAAGCTGACAATGAGCTAACTGTGACTGAAAGAGAAGAAAAGCAACTAGCCAAAGAACTCTTTACATTAGAAAGTAGAGATTTTGCGAGTCTCTCTACAGGAGACAAAGAGCGACTTTCAGAATTGAGAACTCTCAACCCAAATAGTCTTTTTTCGCATGTAAATGAAAATGTAATTATTTGGAGTATCTGTCTAATCGTGCTAGTGTATACAGCATTAGGTGGTTTAGAAGCAGCTTTTTATACAGATATGCTGCAAGGGATTTTCATTATTATACTTTCCTTTATAATGATTCCCTTTGCTTGGGCAAGTATTAATAATGTGTTTGGTGGTTCAGGCGCTTTACAAGCTTTAAATCATTTACATAATCAACTACCCGAAAACTTTTTTGAGGTGTTCGGTTCTCCGGTTACCATAGATTTTACTTGGTATTACATTATTGCAGCAGCAGTTGTTTCTAGTGTTACAGTTGTAACTCAGCCTAACCAATTGGTGACTGCCGGAGCTGCTAAAGATGAGATTTCTGCCAGAGTAGGTTTTGTTACTGGTACCTTTATGAAAAGGGTAGTAACAATAATGTGGGGAGTTTTAGGGCTTTCTGCTATACTATTATATAAAGATACCATTACAGATTCCGACTTGGTTTGGGGCTTTGCTACAAAAGAGCTATTAGGTTCTATGGGAATTGGCTTGGTGGGCTTAATGCTTGCAAGTATGATGGCGGCTTTAATGTCTACAGCAGACTGTTTAATGATTACCGTATCTGGTCTTATTGTAAATAATTTATATAGACCACTTGCTAACATAGATTCAGAGAGACATTATATATGGGTTGGTAGAATTGCAGGTGGAGTTTATTTGGTGGGAGCAGCTTTAATTACTACTCAGTTTGATGGCATCTTGCAAGTACTCAAATTCATTTGGGAGTTCTTTGTAATTTTTGCCGCAGCTTTTTGGTTGGGCTTAAAATGGAGAAGAGCGAATGTGTATGGTGCTTGGGCATCTATTGTTGGCACATTCTCTATTTTCTACCTCATTCCATTGTTGCTTCCAATACTCTTCACTCAACTCAGAACCAACGATTATCTATTAAAACAAACGAATATTCCTCCAATTGAAAGGGTTTATACAGCCAAAGTAATGGATGTTGAGCAGAGGGCAAATCAGATAATAGAATGGGAGAATGCAAGTGAAATTGCTAAACAATCTATGACTAAACCAGCAGCCATTGCAGTTGGTGAAAAAATAACCAAGCAATTTGCAGTACCTCAAAGATCCATATTCTGGTCTAAAGGTATTAAGAAAGACGATTCCGGTAATGCATTTGGCAGTGGTTATCTATATCTGGAAATGATTGTGTTAGACAAATTAGGTTTCAATTTAGCGTCTAATCCTTATGCACTTAATGAGACAGTAAGGTTACTTATTAGATTGTCTTTTCCATTTAGCATTTTAATGCTCATTTCATTGCTTACTCAAAGAGATGATGCCAAACTACTCAATCGTTTTTATAGAAAAATGCGTACTCGGGTAGGAATAAACGGAGCAAAAGAAGAAGCTAAAAGTATAGGATTAGAAACTGCTGATGATAAAGCGGGAGAAAATACATTGATTTTTAAAGACTCAGATTGGGAGTTTTATAAATGGAATAAAGAAGACTCACTAGGTTTTGCAGTGTCTTGGCTAGTGGTCTTGTTTATTCTAGGATTGCTATATCTAGTAGTAAGCGTAGGATCGTAG
- a CDS encoding glycoside hydrolase family 28 protein, translating to MVIYNILDFGATGNGQIDDAKAIQQAIDECSNAGGGRVVVPAGKTFLTGPFDLKSNIEFYVQTGAILKANPDENVYLESAFRENKGEGTIWIGGKDIEMVSIAGGGIIDGNGVAFMGEDLVHSYELKPFDIVDPRPHMITFIGGNNIKIRDITLKNAAYWTLHLVGCNDVSISDMTLLNSLKVRNSDGIDLDHSKNVRISNCHIESGDDCICFKNRREYAEYGACENITVTGCTLISTSCAIKIGSENMDRISHITFINCIIRNSNRGVGIQHRDEGEVSDIVFSNMLIECRLFSDVWWGKAEPIYITAFPRSTENHKDAGWRLPQGKKNGSVGKIKNITFSNIRCKSENGIIVAGETPDKVSNIRFNDVDLDINKTTQYEGGLYDCRPCEGEGMIEGSTYGFFFSKARNVFVSNCFVNWGDNKPEYYREALKSEAVDRLTIENFEGNAAFPEKYKAIEITETNSVLQRESKREKC from the coding sequence ATGGTAATATACAATATTTTAGATTTCGGAGCAACAGGGAACGGGCAAATTGATGATGCCAAAGCAATACAACAAGCAATAGACGAATGTTCTAATGCTGGAGGAGGAAGAGTTGTAGTTCCCGCAGGAAAAACCTTTTTAACAGGACCTTTTGATTTAAAATCCAACATAGAATTTTATGTTCAAACAGGAGCGATATTAAAAGCCAACCCTGATGAAAATGTTTATTTAGAGAGTGCCTTTAGAGAAAACAAAGGCGAAGGAACTATCTGGATAGGTGGTAAAGATATTGAAATGGTTTCTATTGCTGGTGGTGGTATTATAGATGGGAATGGAGTAGCGTTTATGGGAGAAGATTTAGTGCATTCCTATGAGCTTAAACCATTTGACATAGTAGATCCCCGACCTCATATGATTACATTTATCGGAGGGAACAATATAAAAATTAGAGATATCACATTAAAAAACGCAGCTTACTGGACACTCCACTTGGTGGGTTGTAACGATGTTTCTATCTCTGATATGACACTATTAAATAGCCTAAAAGTTCGTAATAGTGATGGTATCGATCTAGACCACAGTAAAAATGTAAGAATTAGCAATTGCCATATAGAATCTGGTGATGATTGCATCTGTTTCAAAAACAGAAGAGAATATGCCGAATATGGTGCTTGCGAAAATATTACAGTAACTGGTTGCACACTAATCTCTACTTCTTGTGCTATTAAAATTGGTTCAGAAAACATGGATCGCATCAGCCATATTACTTTTATAAACTGTATAATCAGAAATAGTAATCGCGGAGTGGGTATACAGCACAGAGATGAGGGAGAAGTTTCAGATATTGTTTTTTCTAATATGCTTATAGAGTGTCGACTCTTTTCTGATGTTTGGTGGGGTAAAGCAGAGCCTATTTATATTACGGCATTTCCAAGATCAACAGAAAACCATAAAGATGCGGGTTGGAGACTACCACAAGGAAAGAAAAATGGAAGTGTAGGAAAGATAAAAAATATCACTTTTAGTAATATCCGTTGCAAAAGTGAAAATGGAATTATTGTAGCTGGCGAAACTCCCGACAAGGTTTCTAATATCCGATTTAACGATGTTGACCTCGATATTAATAAAACTACTCAATACGAAGGCGGCTTATACGATTGCAGACCTTGCGAAGGAGAAGGAATGATTGAGGGGAGTACTTATGGATTCTTCTTTAGCAAAGCACGCAATGTTTTTGTAAGCAACTGTTTTGTGAATTGGGGAGATAACAAACCTGAATATTACCGCGAAGCATTAAAAAGTGAAGCTGTTGACCGGCTAACAATAGAGAACTTTGAAGGCAACGCCGCATTTCCAGAAAAATATAAAGCAATTGAAATTACTGAGACAAATTCAGTATTACAACGTGAATCTAAGAGGGAAAAATGTTAG
- a CDS encoding FadR/GntR family transcriptional regulator — MSNQHKKLKPIRQTSLADQVETTLIEYLRQNNFSAGDALPKEMELAEDLGVSRNIIREALSRLRMLGMIESKKRKGMILTEPDLFSGVERVMSPNILGANAMKDIFELRLVLEVGMGDLLFARCTPKDIDELEQVAKKEADDPKTSSLKVRLNYEIEFHSKLYEMSGNDTLKRFQNMLLPIFNYMMEEEAKLEKKPEKGNVSHFDLVETLRNGTPDLFRENMREHLTPHYSRLSTGC; from the coding sequence GTGAGTAACCAACACAAAAAGTTAAAACCGATTCGACAAACTTCTTTAGCAGACCAAGTAGAAACCACTCTTATAGAATACCTCAGGCAAAATAATTTTTCTGCGGGTGATGCATTACCAAAAGAGATGGAACTTGCTGAAGACTTAGGAGTAAGTCGAAATATTATTCGTGAAGCATTAAGCAGACTAAGAATGCTGGGGATGATAGAATCTAAAAAGAGAAAAGGTATGATACTTACCGAACCAGATCTTTTTAGTGGTGTTGAAAGAGTAATGTCTCCGAATATCTTAGGGGCAAATGCCATGAAAGATATATTTGAACTTCGACTTGTATTAGAAGTTGGAATGGGAGATTTACTGTTTGCTCGTTGCACACCAAAAGATATTGATGAGCTTGAACAAGTAGCCAAAAAAGAAGCTGATGATCCCAAAACTAGTTCTTTAAAAGTAAGACTTAACTACGAAATAGAGTTTCATTCCAAACTTTATGAGATGTCTGGCAATGATACTTTAAAACGGTTTCAAAATATGTTGTTACCAATATTCAATTACATGATGGAAGAAGAAGCCAAACTAGAAAAGAAACCTGAAAAAGGAAATGTTTCTCATTTCGATCTTGTAGAAACACTAAGAAATGGAACACCAGATCTATTTAGAGAAAACATGCGCGAACACTTAACACCTCACTATTCCAGATTGTCTACAGGTTGTTAA